The Enterobacter asburiae sequence AGGGACAGCAGCGTGAGTAATAACGGTAGGCATTACATTTATCCATGGCAAATCATGGCAATATAGCAGCGAATTCGCTGCGGCAAACCGGTGCTAAATTCTGATTTTACGCCGACTCGCGTGCGATAAGCTGCCCGGAAAGCGTAATGCGCTGGGTTTGCAGATCCGGCTCCTTAAGCTTGCGGATAATCAGCCCCGCCGCCTGTCGCCCGGTTTCATCGCTGGCCGAGGAGACGTAGGTGAAGGAAGGGGAGGTGAGGTTAACGTGCAGCATATCTTCAAAACCGATCAGCGCGACCTGCTGGGTTAAGAAGACGTCTTTCCCCACGGTGCGGCCCACCTGATGAATGCCGGAAATGGAGCCGATCATCGCATCCGGGGAGTGGCAAAGCAGGGCGGTGATGGCGTTGTTTTTTTCCAGCAACTGACGCGTCGCCATCGCGGCGGCCTGGGTGTCGTCGCTGCAGGCCGGTGAATATTCATCGCGCCAGACCAGCCCGTTTTGCGTCATCGCGCTGCGAAAGCCGAGCAGGCGCTGCTCGCGGATAAGACAACCCTCGCGCCCGCCAATGTAGGCGATCGTGCGGTGTCCGCGCTCGATAAGATAGCGCGCGGCCAGGTTCGCCGCCTGGCGGTTGTCGCGCATTACCAGATTGCATTTTTCATCGAGCAGGGACTGCGAGACCACCACCAGCGGCAGTGGGCACTGGCGGATTTGCTCCGGTAAAGCGGCGTTACAGGTGTCAGACGCCAGATAAATAACGCCCGCGACGCCCTGCTGCTTAAATGACAGCAGGGTGCGTTCCAGATGTTCACGGTCGTTCAGCGGCTGGCCGAGAAAAACCATATAACCCTGCTTCTCCAGCTCCTGAACGATGCTCGCCATCACCTTGATGGAAAAACTGTCGCTGAAGTCACGCAGGATCAGGCCGATCAGATTGGAGGTGTTGGCGCGAAGGTTGGCAGCGGCAACGTTATGAACATAGCCCAGCGTCGTGATGGCGGCATTGACCTTCTCGATCGTCGCCTCTGAGATTTTCCCTTTCTGGCGTAGCACCAGCGAGACGGTAGAGACCGACACGCCCGCGTGCTTTGCGACATCAATGATGCTGACTTTCTTCAAAACCGCTCCCTGAAATTTACCGATTATCAGCCGGATAAGACACGGCTCCCAGCGTACAGGAGACGTGTCGTTCAGGCATCTTATTATTTGCCGATCATGGTGGACATGGTCTGGGCGATAAACTGTGCTCTCGCACCGAAAATCACCTGAATCCCGTTATCGCCGACGAAGACCACGCCGCGCGCGCCGAGACCGTTCAGTCCGTCCCTGTCCACCGCATCGCTCTTCGCCACTTCCAGACGCAGGCGGGTGATGCAGGAGCCGACGGAGTCAATGTTCTGCGCGCCGCCCAGCAGGCCGATGATTTCAGTGGCAAGTTCGGAATCGGACTTGTCATTCGCGCTGGCGGTCACTTCCGTACGGCCCGGCGTTTTCACGTCGAAGCGGCGGATCACGAAGCGGAACGTAAAGTAGTAAATCAGCGCCATTGGAATGCCGATGATAATGGCGCTCAGGAAGTTGGTCTGATAGCCGTTAAACGACGGCAGGATCCCGAACGACAGGTAGTCGATAAAGCCCGCCGAGAACGATTTGGCGATATGCGCGTGCAGCAGGTACATGGTCATGTACGCCAGGCCCGCCATGATGGCGTTAAAGACGTACAGAATTGGCGCCACGAAGATAAAGGTGAACTCTACCGGCTCGGTGATCCCCGTCAGGAAGCAGGTGAGCGCCGCAGAGAACAGAATACCGGCCGCGATTTTCTTATTTTTGGTGTGCGCTTCGTGGTACATCGCCAGGCACGCCGCAGGCAGCGCGAACAGCATCAGCGGGAACTCGCCCTGCATGAACTTACCGGCGTTCTGGTAGGTATCGCTGCTGAAGGATTTCACCCCCTCTTCGAGCATCTTGAACCAGATGGTCTGGTCGCCGTGGATCACCTGGCCCGCCTGGGTGGTGTAATCCCCGAACGAATACCAGAAGGACGGGTACCAGATATGGTGCAGGCCGAGCGGGATCAGCGCGCGCTCCACCAGGCCGAAGATAAAGGTCGATGCCGCCTGGTTGTCGCCGTTCACGATCACGGAGAGCGCGTCGATACCGGCCTGAATATGCTGCCAGACGTACGGCAGCAGCAGCCCCATCAGGAAAGAGAGGAACGCCGTGGCGATTGCCACAAAGCGCTTCCCGGAGAAGAAGCCGAGGAACTCCGGCAGCTGCATGGTGTGGAAGCGGTTATAGCACCAGGCTGCGAGGATCCCGCAGATAAGACCGCCAAAGACGCCCATCTGCAGCGTCGGGATACCGACCACCATGGCGTATTTCCCGCCCTGTGAGGCCATTTCCGGCGTAATGCTCAGCACGGTGCTGATGGTGATGTTGGTGACAAACACCGAGACTGCCGCGGAGAGCGCCGCGATGCCGGACTCGGACGCCAGACCCACGGCGGAGCCTATGGCAAACAGCATCGGCAGGTTATCAAAGATAACCCCGCCGGCGTTCATCATTAGCGGCAGGTGGAACTTATCGCCGAAGGCCAGCAGCAGGCCCGCAGCGGGAAGCAGTGAAATTGGCAGCATTAAGGCGCGACCAATCATTGATAACTTAGACAGCGATTTAACAAACCCTGATATCAGACTCATGCTGATTTCCCCCGAGTAGCGCTTTTTTTGGCGCTGTTATTGTAAGTAGAACGTTTTAGTAGAACGTTCTACTTATCGTGGAGAAAGTCTGAAAAACGCGCAACATAATTTTCACGTTTCATCCAGAGGGAATCGTGATTATTTGAAGTTGATCGATAAATAACCGCGATGGGTATGGGGGGATTTTTGATCCCCTCTCCCCGTTGGGGAGAGGGTAAGGGTGAGGGGAAACTCAGGCCGTCACGGTCACGCTCTGACCTTCAAAGCTCACGGTCTGTCCCGCGACAATCTTGCAGCGCTTGCGGGTTTCCACCACGCCGTCGACTAAAACCCGCCCGTCGGCGATAACGATTTTCGCCTGAGCGCCGCTTTCGCTCCAGCCTTCGAGCTTGAGCAGATCGCACAGCTCAACGTGCGGGTGTTTGCCTAATGAAAATGTGGCCATCTTATGCTTCCTCTACATCGTGGTACTCTTCGCATGCCTGCAAAGTATTCTGAATCAGCGTTGCGACGGTCATCGGGCCAACGCCGCCCGGTACTGGCGTGATGTAAGAGGCGCGAGCCGCCGCATCTTCGTAGACCACGTCGCCGACCACCTTGCCGTTTTCCAGACGGTTAATTCCTACATCCACGACAATCGCGCCCTCTTTAATCCACTCGCCCGGAATAAAGCCCGGCTTGCCCACTGCGACGATCAGCAGGTCGGCATTCTCGACGTGGTGACGCAGGTTTTTGGTAAAGCGGTGGGTCACGGTGGTGGTGCAGCCGGCCAACAGCAGCTCCATGCTCATCGGGCGGCCCACGATGTTGGACGCACCGATGACGACGGCGTTCAGGCCGTAGGTGTCGATGTTATAACGCTCAAGCAGCGTCACGATGCCGCGCGGGGTGCACGGGCGCAGACGCGGCGCGCGCTGGCACAGGCGACCCACGTTATACGGATGGAAACCGTCAACGTCTTTATCCGGCGCGATACGCTCCAGCACCTTCACGTTATCGATACCTGCCGGCAGTGGCAGCTGAACCAGAATGCCGTCGATCTCTTTATCGGCATTCAGAGTGTCAATAAGTTCCAGTAGTTCCGCTTCGCTGGTGGTTTCCGGCAAATCGTAAGAGCGGGAGACGAACCCCACCTCTTCACACGCTTTGCGTTTGCTGCCGACATAAATCTGCGATGCCGGGTTGCTGCCAACCAGCACAACGGCCAGCCCGGGGGCGCGAAATCCTGCCGCTTTACGCGCCTTCACTTTTTCCGCGACCTCAGAGCGCACCTGCTGCGCAATCGTTTTACCGTCAATAATCTTTGCTGCCATCAGAGAGAAGATTCCGTCTGTAACGTTTGAAAGGGGGGATGGCGTGTATTTTGTCAGAAGCGAGCGCCGCTGTCAGTCACCCTTTACGAGTTTTCATCCGCGAGGCGCAAAAACCCTTCTTAAGGGATGGTCAATTTCTTAGGCGGTATTAGGATGTGACCTGGCGAAATGGCAGTGTTTTGACATATTTAAAAATCACGTCCTGAGCTACTTTGTCTTCTCCGAAATAAGCTTTCAATTAATCAATTGAACGTATTTCTTATTCCCGATTTTCGCGGGAAGGGTTATTTACATTTTAAAGGAATAGACATGAAACTCAGCAACATTGCTTCTTCTGTTATTGCAACACTGGCCCTGGTCGCGGGTGCCGCTAATGCAGCCGACCCGGTTACGCCGGTTACCGTAAATGGCGGTACCGTGCATTTTAAAGGTGAACTGGTTAATGCTGCTTGTTCAGTAAATACCGATTCTTCCGAGCAGACGGTTAATCTCGGTCAGTATCGTACCGCGAAATTCACCAAAGTGGGCGACACCACCTCTAATATTCCGTTCAACATCGAACTGAATGACTGCGATCCGCTGGTTGCTAAAACCGCTGCCGTTGCCTTCACCGGCCAGATCGACGCGACCGACAAAACTCTGCTGGCCGTGACGTCCGGTAACAACGACAACACCGCGAAAGGCGTGGGTATTGAAATCCTCGACAGCAAATCCAGCGTGCTGACCCCGGACGGTGCGACCTTCTCTGCCGCGAAAGACCTGATTAAAGGGACTAACACCCTGCAATTCACCGCGCGCTACAAATCAACGGCTGCGACCACCGAGCCAGGCCAGGCGAACGCTGACGCCACCTTCGTAATGAAATACGAATAATACCCTCGCACAGGGATGTTCAGGCCTCAGGGACGAGGCCCGTCATACGCTACTGCCAGGAACGAAGGATGACAAGGACTGGAACACTACTGCTGTTAACCCTCGCGATGGCTTGCCCGGCATCGGCACATACCGTGGTGATCGAAGGCGGCAAGGTGCATCTTCGGGGGGAGCTGGTAAACGGCGGCTGCGCCGTGGCGCCCGACAGCCAGAATATGCGCATCGACATGGGGCAGTACCGAACCAATTCATTTTCCGGTGTGGGCAGCTTTTCAACGGTTAATGTGCCTTTCACCGTGCGGCTGCTGGACTGCAGCGTGGATGTCTCGCGCACCGTGGGGATCCAGTTTCAGGGCGTGACGCCCGCGGAAGATCCGCAGGTTTTTCTGGCGACATCGCGGCCAGGTGAAACGCCTGTCAGCAGCGGCGTGGGGCTGGCGCTTTTTGATGAGCAGCAGCGTCAGATTATCCCGAATGCGACGGCCATTAGCTGGCTGCCGGTCAATACCAGCGCGCTCGCATTTCATTTTAGCGCCCGCTATCGCGCTATTTCCGAACACCTCGTGCCAGGCAATATACAGTCGGATGTCTGGTTTACGTTGATTTATCCATAACACCTGCGAACACATTATTAAAGGTACGGTTTTGATGAATATGCTAATTAAACCAGGACTGCTTTTATCGTTTATTTTAATGATGGTTTCTGCTTGCGCGAATGCTTCCGGCGGTATTGCGCTGGGGGCCACGCGCGTTATTTATCCGGCGGATGCGAAGCAAACGTCGCTGGCGATCACCAACAGCAATAAACAAGAACGCTATTTAATTAACGCGTGGATCGAAAATGCCAGCGGTCAAAAGGAAAAAACCTTTGCCGTCACGCCGCCGCTGTTCGTTAGCGAGCCGGACAGCGAAAACACGCTGCGTATTATTTACGCTGGTCCGGCGCTGCCTGCCGATCGCGAATCGCTCTTTTACATGAACGTGAAGGCGATCCCGTCAGTGAATAAAGCGAAAACAGAAAACAATAACGTGTTGCAGCTGGCGATCCTCTCACGCATCAAGCTGTTTGTGCGCCCGACTAACCTGGCGATGCAGCCGGATGAGGCGCTGTCCCAGCTGCGTTTTGAGCGCGTGGGGAACCATCTTAAAGTCAGCAACGCCTCTCCGTACTACATCACCCTGGTCAACCTGAAGCTGGGCGGCCAGACGCTGGAAAACCTGATGGTGGCGCCGAAAAACTCGGCTCAGCAGGTGCTGCCCGCCGGGGCCGGCGGTACGCTCTCCTGGCAGAGCGTGAATGACTACGGCGCCATTACACCAGCGCGCAGCGTCAACCTGTGAGCAGAGTCAGGGCGATGAAAAATCACCAGGGACGTTACTGCCCGGTTGCACTGGCGCTGATGGCCGCGCTCTGGCCGCAGGCCGGCTGGAGCGAAAGCTACTTCAACCCGGCCTTCTTGTCCGACGACACCGCCAGCGTGGCGGATTTGTCGCGTTTTGAACAGGGGCACCAGCAGGCGCCCGGCATTTATCGCGTTGATATCTGGCGTAACGATGAGTTTATCGGCACCCAGGACGTGCGTTTTGAGCAGGCCGAGAACGTGCCGCCGATGGCGGGCGGTTTGTCGCCGTGCATTACGCGCGCGATGCTCGATCGCTTTGGCGTCAACGTTGCCGCATTTCCCGAACTGGCTAACGTGCAGGGTGAAACGTGCGTTCCGTTGACCACGGCCATTCCCGGCAGCGAAACGGTATTTAACTTTGCCTCGCAGCGCCTTAACGTCAGCCTCCCGCAGGTGGCGATGCAGAACAGCGCGCGCGGCTATATTCCGCCTGAACAGTGGGATGAAGGCATTCCCGCCGCGCTGGTGAACTACAGCTTCACGGGCAACCGGGGAAGCGAAGACGACAGCTATTACCTGAACCTGCAGAGCGGGCTGAACTATGGTGCCTGGCGTTTACGTAACAACGGCGCATGGCGCTACACGCAAAATAACGGCAAGCGGCGCAGCGAGTGGCAGAATATTGGCACCTGGGCGCAGCGCACCGTTATCCCGCTGAAAAGTGAGCTGGTGCTGGGCGACAGCAACACCGGGAATGACGTTTTCGACAGCGTCGGTTTTCGCGGCGGGCGGCTTTTCTCGTCCGACAGCATGTATCCCGACAGCCTGCAGGGCTACGCGCCGACCGTGCGCGGTATTGCCCGTACGCCTGCCAAAGTGGTGGTTCGCCAGAACGGCTACGTTATCTATCAGAGCTACGTCCAGCCCGGCGCGTTCGCCATCACCGATCTTAACCCGACCTCCTCCAGCGGTGACCTGGACGTTACGGTGGAAGAGAAAGACGGCAGCCAGCAGCGCTACACCGTGCCGTACTCCACCGTGCCGCTCCTGCAGCGTGAAGGTCGCTGGAAATATGACCTCGTGGCGGGGGATTACCGCAGCGGTAACAGCGACCAGGATACACCATTCTTCGCCCAGGGCACCCTGATTACCGGCCTGGCCAACGGCATTACGCTCTATGGCGGCACCCAGCTGGCGTCACGCTATACCGCATTGGCCGTCGGTGCCGGGAAAAACCTCGGTGACTGGGGGGCAGTCTCCGTCGATATCACCCACGCCCGCAGCCAGCTCGCGGACGACAGCAAACATGAAGGGCAGTCCCTGCGTTTTCTTTATGCAAAATCGCTGAACGGATTTGGCACCAACTTCCAGCTGCTGGGTTATCGCTACTCCACAAAAGGGTTTTACACCCTGGACGATGTGGCCTGGCGCTCAATGGAGGGCTACCAGTATGCCGATAGCCAGGACGATAACGATGTGCCGGACGTGCAGAGCTATCACAACCTGACGTGGAATAAAAAAGGCCGCTTCCAGCTCAACATTTCCCAGTCGCTGGGGGACTACGGTTCGGTCTATATCTCCGGGAGCGAGCAAACATACTGGGGGACGGACGAAACGAACCTCTGGTATCAGCTGGGCTACGCGGGGGGCGTGAAGGGAATCAACTACTCCCTGTCATGGTCGTGGAACAAATCCGTCGGGATCGAGGGTACCGACCGGATCGCGTCGTTTAACGTCTCCGTGCCGTTTAGCCTCTTTACCCGTCAGGGCTATCGCCGGGACAGCGCGATCGATCGCGCCTATGCCACCGCATCCGCCAGCCGAAACAGCGATGGCGACACGAGCTGGCAAACCGGCGTCAGCGGCACGCTGCTGGAAGATCGCAACCTGAACTACAGCGTGACCCAGGGACACGCCAGCACCAATGGCTCAAGCGGAAGCGCCAGCGCCAACTGGCAGGCGACCTACGGCACGCTGGGCGTGGGCTACAACTATTCCCGCGATCAGCACGATCTCAACTGGCAGCTCTCCGGCGGGGTGGTTGGCCATGCCGACGGCGTGACCTTCAGCCAGCCGCTGGGCGATACCAACGTGCTGATTAAGGCGCCGGGGGCATCAGGCGTCAGAGTGGAAAACCAGACCGGCGTGAAGACCGACTGGCGAGGCTACGCGGTCATGCCGTATGCCACCGTCTACCGCTACAACCGCGTGGCGCTGGACACCAATACCATGAGCAACAGCACCGATATCGAAAACAACGTGAGCAGCGTGGTGCCAACCAAAGGCGCGCTGGTCCGCGCCAGCTTTGATACCCGCATTGGCGTGCGCGCTTTGCTGACGGTAACGCGTGGCAACCAGCCCGTGCCGTTCGGCGCCGTGGTGCGTGAAGTCCAGAGCGGCATGACCAGCATGGTGGGTGATGACGGGCAAATATACCTGAGTGGGCTGCCGCTGGAAGGCGAACTGCTGATCCAGTGGGGGAACGGGGCGCAATCCCAGTGCCGTGCGCCTTACAGCTTGCCTGAAAAGAGCCTGCAACAGGCGATCACACTTAAGGGGATCCGCTGTGATTAAAATCCATATCTTAGCCTTGTCGCTTCTGGCACTCCTGCCCGCGACAAACGCGTTAGCCACCGTGTGCGTCAATGAAAAGGGCGTGCCGACGGAGGTGCATTACGACCTGACGGATAAATTCAACAGCTCGAATAACCAGGTTGGGCAGGTTGTGACCCTCAGCGAGAAATCGCAGTGGGTGGGGGTCAATGCCGTCTGCCCGAAGGGCACCGTCGGGAATACGACCAAGCGCAGCTACGTCACGGATTATCCGGTCACCGGGACCAGTGATGGCTATCAGTATCTGAAGCTTAACGACTATCTGGACGGGGCGATGAAAATCACGGACAGCTATGCTGGCGCGTTTTATCCACCCAAAAATTATATCCAGATGGGGAGCCATCCGAACGTTTCAAAAAACAAACCGTTTGGCGTGCAGGATTCCAGCCTTATTTTCCGTCTTAAGGTGACCCGACGCTTTATCAATATGGTGGTGATTCCGCGTGCCACCATGTTCCGGGTTTACGTCACCACCACCTCCTCCGATCCGTTGACCACGCCGGTCTACACCATCAGCTACAGCGGAATCATTCAGGTGCCGCAGAGCTGCGCCATCAACGCCGGCAATGTGGTTGAGTTTGATTTCGGCGACATTGGCGCCTCCCTGTTCAGCAAGGCTGGCGTGGGTAACAAGCCGGAGGGCGTCTCATCGCAAAGCAAAACCATCGCGATTAAATGCACCAACGTGGAGGCAAACGCCATGCTGACGATGCGCGTCGAAGCTGAAAAGGTCTCCGATAACGTGCTGGTGTCGGATAACCCGGATGTGGGGTTCATCATTGCCAACGAGAGCGGTGCGCCGCTCACGCCTAACAACCTGACGAGCAAAATTCCGTTCCGCCTGGACGACAGCGCCCAGGCGCAGGTGGGGATCCGGGTTTGGCCGGTGAGCGTGACGGGCAACAAGCCAGCGGAAGGGCGCTTTACCTCGCGCGGATATTTGCGCGTGGATTACGACTAAGGAGCAGACATGCGAAACGGGATCCGTTTTATCACCGTGGCGCTCTTTGCGCTTTGCACCCAGGCTCAGGCGGAAACCGCATTGGGCGAAATTAATATTCGGCTCTACGGCAATATTGTCGATTTCACCTGCGTGGCAGAGGGTAACGATAGCGACAAAACGGTCACGCTGGGCACCTGGCCCACGAAGCAGCTCAACACCACGGGGAGCCGCACGCAGCCAATGCCCTTCACGCTGAAGCTGACCGGCTGCCCGCCCGGGGCGGCGTCCATTACGTTCTCCGGTAAAGCTGACGGGAGCAACAGCGGATTGCTGGCGCTGAATGATGCCAGTACAGCGAGCCACGTCGCCGTTGAGATCAGGGATGCAGATAAGACGCGCCTGGCGCTTCAGCAGGCCAGCCAGCCGGTCACGGTTGATGCGCAGGGGAATGCGACGCTGTCATTTTATGCCAATTATATTGCCACTGCCGATAACCCTCAGCCCGGACGGGCTGATGCGGATGCCACCTTCATGATTAATTATAATTAGCACTGACCGCACTCCCTGCAGCTCAGATAAACTGCAGGGAGTGAATTCAGGTTATAGTAGCTCGTGCGCTTTGGCGTAATCTATTAATTCCACGATGCTTTGCACGCCAAGCTTGGAATAAATATTGGATTTGTGCGCACTAATGGTTTTATTGCTCAACAATAGCTGCTCAGCAATCTCCTTATTGGATAATCCATT is a genomic window containing:
- the malI gene encoding Mal regulon transcriptional regulator MalI, producing the protein MKKVSIIDVAKHAGVSVSTVSLVLRQKGKISEATIEKVNAAITTLGYVHNVAAANLRANTSNLIGLILRDFSDSFSIKVMASIVQELEKQGYMVFLGQPLNDREHLERTLLSFKQQGVAGVIYLASDTCNAALPEQIRQCPLPLVVVSQSLLDEKCNLVMRDNRQAANLAARYLIERGHRTIAYIGGREGCLIREQRLLGFRSAMTQNGLVWRDEYSPACSDDTQAAAMATRQLLEKNNAITALLCHSPDAMIGSISGIHQVGRTVGKDVFLTQQVALIGFEDMLHVNLTSPSFTYVSSASDETGRQAAGLIIRKLKEPDLQTQRITLSGQLIARESA
- a CDS encoding PTS transporter subunit EIIC, whose amino-acid sequence is MSLISGFVKSLSKLSMIGRALMLPISLLPAAGLLLAFGDKFHLPLMMNAGGVIFDNLPMLFAIGSAVGLASESGIAALSAAVSVFVTNITISTVLSITPEMASQGGKYAMVVGIPTLQMGVFGGLICGILAAWCYNRFHTMQLPEFLGFFSGKRFVAIATAFLSFLMGLLLPYVWQHIQAGIDALSVIVNGDNQAASTFIFGLVERALIPLGLHHIWYPSFWYSFGDYTTQAGQVIHGDQTIWFKMLEEGVKSFSSDTYQNAGKFMQGEFPLMLFALPAACLAMYHEAHTKNKKIAAGILFSAALTCFLTGITEPVEFTFIFVAPILYVFNAIMAGLAYMTMYLLHAHIAKSFSAGFIDYLSFGILPSFNGYQTNFLSAIIIGIPMALIYYFTFRFVIRRFDVKTPGRTEVTASANDKSDSELATEIIGLLGGAQNIDSVGSCITRLRLEVAKSDAVDRDGLNGLGARGVVFVGDNGIQVIFGARAQFIAQTMSTMIGK
- the ybcJ gene encoding ribosome-associated protein YbcJ gives rise to the protein MATFSLGKHPHVELCDLLKLEGWSESGAQAKIVIADGRVLVDGVVETRKRCKIVAGQTVSFEGQSVTVTA
- the folD gene encoding bifunctional methylenetetrahydrofolate dehydrogenase/methenyltetrahydrofolate cyclohydrolase FolD translates to MAAKIIDGKTIAQQVRSEVAEKVKARKAAGFRAPGLAVVLVGSNPASQIYVGSKRKACEEVGFVSRSYDLPETTSEAELLELIDTLNADKEIDGILVQLPLPAGIDNVKVLERIAPDKDVDGFHPYNVGRLCQRAPRLRPCTPRGIVTLLERYNIDTYGLNAVVIGASNIVGRPMSMELLLAGCTTTVTHRFTKNLRHHVENADLLIVAVGKPGFIPGEWIKEGAIVVDVGINRLENGKVVGDVVYEDAAARASYITPVPGGVGPMTVATLIQNTLQACEEYHDVEEA
- the fimA gene encoding type 1 fimbrial protein subunit FimA, with the translated sequence MKLSNIASSVIATLALVAGAANAADPVTPVTVNGGTVHFKGELVNAACSVNTDSSEQTVNLGQYRTAKFTKVGDTTSNIPFNIELNDCDPLVAKTAAVAFTGQIDATDKTLLAVTSGNNDNTAKGVGIEILDSKSSVLTPDGATFSAAKDLIKGTNTLQFTARYKSTAATTEPGQANADATFVMKYE
- the fimI gene encoding type 1 fimbrial protein subunit FimI produces the protein MTRTGTLLLLTLAMACPASAHTVVIEGGKVHLRGELVNGGCAVAPDSQNMRIDMGQYRTNSFSGVGSFSTVNVPFTVRLLDCSVDVSRTVGIQFQGVTPAEDPQVFLATSRPGETPVSSGVGLALFDEQQRQIIPNATAISWLPVNTSALAFHFSARYRAISEHLVPGNIQSDVWFTLIYP
- the fimC gene encoding type 1 fimbria chaperone FimC, whose translation is MNMLIKPGLLLSFILMMVSACANASGGIALGATRVIYPADAKQTSLAITNSNKQERYLINAWIENASGQKEKTFAVTPPLFVSEPDSENTLRIIYAGPALPADRESLFYMNVKAIPSVNKAKTENNNVLQLAILSRIKLFVRPTNLAMQPDEALSQLRFERVGNHLKVSNASPYYITLVNLKLGGQTLENLMVAPKNSAQQVLPAGAGGTLSWQSVNDYGAITPARSVNL
- a CDS encoding fimbrial biogenesis usher protein, producing the protein MKNHQGRYCPVALALMAALWPQAGWSESYFNPAFLSDDTASVADLSRFEQGHQQAPGIYRVDIWRNDEFIGTQDVRFEQAENVPPMAGGLSPCITRAMLDRFGVNVAAFPELANVQGETCVPLTTAIPGSETVFNFASQRLNVSLPQVAMQNSARGYIPPEQWDEGIPAALVNYSFTGNRGSEDDSYYLNLQSGLNYGAWRLRNNGAWRYTQNNGKRRSEWQNIGTWAQRTVIPLKSELVLGDSNTGNDVFDSVGFRGGRLFSSDSMYPDSLQGYAPTVRGIARTPAKVVVRQNGYVIYQSYVQPGAFAITDLNPTSSSGDLDVTVEEKDGSQQRYTVPYSTVPLLQREGRWKYDLVAGDYRSGNSDQDTPFFAQGTLITGLANGITLYGGTQLASRYTALAVGAGKNLGDWGAVSVDITHARSQLADDSKHEGQSLRFLYAKSLNGFGTNFQLLGYRYSTKGFYTLDDVAWRSMEGYQYADSQDDNDVPDVQSYHNLTWNKKGRFQLNISQSLGDYGSVYISGSEQTYWGTDETNLWYQLGYAGGVKGINYSLSWSWNKSVGIEGTDRIASFNVSVPFSLFTRQGYRRDSAIDRAYATASASRNSDGDTSWQTGVSGTLLEDRNLNYSVTQGHASTNGSSGSASANWQATYGTLGVGYNYSRDQHDLNWQLSGGVVGHADGVTFSQPLGDTNVLIKAPGASGVRVENQTGVKTDWRGYAVMPYATVYRYNRVALDTNTMSNSTDIENNVSSVVPTKGALVRASFDTRIGVRALLTVTRGNQPVPFGAVVREVQSGMTSMVGDDGQIYLSGLPLEGELLIQWGNGAQSQCRAPYSLPEKSLQQAITLKGIRCD
- the fimH gene encoding type 1 fimbrin D-mannose specific adhesin FimH yields the protein MIKIHILALSLLALLPATNALATVCVNEKGVPTEVHYDLTDKFNSSNNQVGQVVTLSEKSQWVGVNAVCPKGTVGNTTKRSYVTDYPVTGTSDGYQYLKLNDYLDGAMKITDSYAGAFYPPKNYIQMGSHPNVSKNKPFGVQDSSLIFRLKVTRRFINMVVIPRATMFRVYVTTTSSDPLTTPVYTISYSGIIQVPQSCAINAGNVVEFDFGDIGASLFSKAGVGNKPEGVSSQSKTIAIKCTNVEANAMLTMRVEAEKVSDNVLVSDNPDVGFIIANESGAPLTPNNLTSKIPFRLDDSAQAQVGIRVWPVSVTGNKPAEGRFTSRGYLRVDYD
- the sfmF gene encoding fimbria assembly protein: MRNGIRFITVALFALCTQAQAETALGEINIRLYGNIVDFTCVAEGNDSDKTVTLGTWPTKQLNTTGSRTQPMPFTLKLTGCPPGAASITFSGKADGSNSGLLALNDASTASHVAVEIRDADKTRLALQQASQPVTVDAQGNATLSFYANYIATADNPQPGRADADATFMINYN